The window TCGGAGTCAATGGCAGGGCTGGCCGCGCGGGCCATCGCCGTTTGCCGTTGTGTTGCCGCAATTCCCGAATGACACTGCGCGCACACCGCAGACCCCACATACTCCTCCCGGCGTGATGTGCCCTTCGTAGGCCACCAGCCAGGTTTCTGCAAACGCTCTCGCGTGCTCAGTTGTTCAGCCATGGTCGCAGGACCCTTTGAGCTGGAGTGGGGATCTGCGGCCGACAGTGAAGTCGGCGCGGAGGTGGTCAGGGTTGGAGAGGAGGCGCCTGCCAGCGCAATCACAAGACAAGTTCTGCCTAACCGGCACCAGGTCATGTAAGGCCTTCCACAGAGCATGAATACCCTGAGTTTCCAACAAAACCAAGCGGATACATCTGACCGTCTTAACAGAATCGTAACAATTTCCGCGGGACCAGCCCGGCTCCCGACGTTGACAGGCTTCGATCTGAAGCCGAGAATAAGCCCGCTGAGTCTGACGGCTGATTCGTTGTAGCGTCGGTTGTCCTTCAGTTCGCCAGAAGAAGGCAGGACGTCGTACCCTAAGTCGCTAACCCCCTTGCGAAAGGAAGGTCCAGCCGTGAACGCTACACGCAGAGATTTTCTTAAGGTCAGTGCCCTGGCGGGAACTGGCCTTTCCCTTTTTGGATTTGACTTAACTCCAGCCTACGCGCAAGTTCGCGCACTGAAGATCGCACGCGCAACAGAAACGCGCTCTACGTGTCCTTATTGCTCGGTAAGCTGCGGCGTCCTTATCTACACGATCGGCGATAAGGCCAAAAACGTGACGCCGCAGGTGATCCATGTCGAAGGCGATCCGGATCATCCGATCAACCGTGGAACGCTTTGTCCGAAGGGCGCGTCGCTGGAACAGGACATCCTCAATCCGCGCCGCCTGCTGAAGCCGCAGGTGCGCCGGCCTGGCTCGTACCAGTGGGACGACATCTCCTGGGATCAGGCGATTGATGAGATCGCGCATCGCGTAAAGAAGACGCGCGACGACACTTTCATTCAGCAGGATGCGCAGGGACACACCGTGAATCGATGCGAGACGATCAGCTGGATCGGCGGATGCACCGACACGAACGAATTCAACTATCTCGTCGGCAAGGCCATGCGCAGCCTGGGGGTCTGCTACATCGAAACCCAGGCCAGAGTTTGACACGGCCCTACGGTCTCAAGTTTGGGACCAACATTTGGGCGCGGAGCCATGACCAATGGCTACACCGACATAAAGAACACCGACATGATGTTGATCATGGGTGGCAATCCTGCGGAGAACCATCCATGCGGATTCAAGTGGGCGATCGAGGCAAAGCGCACTCGCAACGCCAAGATGATCGTGGTCGACCCGCGCTTTACCCGCACCGCTGCGACTGCTGATCTCTTCTGCCAGATTCGCGCCGGCGCTGACATCGCTTTCCTCGGCGGCATGATCAAGTACGCGATCGACAACAATCGCATCGCGAAGGATTATCTCGTCAACTTCACCAACGCCGCGTTCATCGTGAAGGACGGATTTAAGCTGCCGGAGGATGGATTGTATTCCGGCTTCGATCCGGCCACTCAGGTCTACGACAAGTCGACGTGGAACTACCAGGAAGGCGGCGACATGAGCCACGCCGCGGCGGCTGCTCTTATGGCAGGTCCAACTGTTGCCGCGGCAAACAATCGTCCTGAGCCCAAAGGTTCCGAATCGGGATACGAGCCGCAACAGGCGAGTCCGGGCGGCCCACAGACTCCGGGAGGGCATGGCCAGGGCAATCAGGCAGGGGGTCCAGCTGGAGCGAAAGCGACAGAAGCGCCAAAGCCTGCGCCGATTCTTCCGCCGAATGTTGCGTATGACTTGACGCTCCAGCATCCGCGCTGTGTCTTCCAGTTGCTGAAACAGCAGTACTCGCGCTACACGCCGGAGATGGTTGAGCGGATTACCGGCGTTCCCAAAGATCAATTTCTGAAAGCCGCCGATCTCTACACTTCAATTCGCAAAGACGGCGATATGAAGAAGGCCGGCACCGTGATCTATGCCGTCGGCTGGACCCAGCATACTTTTGGTACGCAGATTATCCGAACTGCGGCGATGCTGCAGTTGATTATGGGAAACGTGGGACGTGCAGGCGGGGGAGTGAACGCTCTCCGCGGCCACTCCAACATTCAGGGCGCGACCGATATGGGCGGGGTGTTCGACATCTGGCCGGGATATGTGAAGGTACCGAATCCGACCGACGCCGACCTGAAGACCTATTTCAAGCGCATTACTCCCACGCCCTCCAAGCCGAACAGCTGGGATTCGTTCAACTATTGGTCGAACACGCCGAAGTTTGCGGTGTCGTACCTCAAGGCGATGTACGGCGACGCGGCGACCAAAGACAACGACTTCGCCTTCCAGTACATGCCCAAAATCGACCGCAACTACTCCTGGACGCAACTGTGGGACAACATGTACCGCGGCAAGGTTCAGGGTATGTTTGCCTTCGGCATGAACGGCGTCGCGATTGGGCCGGACTCGCAAAAGAACATCGAAGCGCTCAAGAAAGCGGATTGGCTGGTCGTTGGCGAGATTTATCCCGACGAGACCAGCGAATTCTGGCGCTCGCCGGGCATCAGTGCGGACGATGCCAAGAGCATCCAGACCACTGTTTATCGCTTGCCGTGTGCCGGCTTTGCCGAAAAAGACGGATCGATGACCAACTCTTCGCGGTGGCTGCAGTGGAAGAACATTGCGGTACCACCACCGGGTCAGGCGCGTCTCGATCAGGACATCGTGGCGCAAATTTTTCTGCGTGTTCGCGATCTCTACAAGAGCGACGGGGGCAAGTTCCCCGATCCCATTTTGAATCTGACTTGGAAGTACACGGATCCGCAGCATCCATCGCTGTCTGAGGTCGCCAAAGAGTACAACGGCAAGGCGCTTGCCGACCTCACCGATCCGAAGACGCAGCAAGTGATCAAGGCCGGGCAGCAATTGCCCGGCTTCGCGTGGCTGAAGGACGACGGCACCACATCGTGCGGGATCTGGATCTACTGCGGATCTTGGACCGAAGCGGGACCGCAACTTGCGCGTCGCGGCACCGAAGACCCATCCGGTCTCGGGGTTTATCAGAATTGGGCGTGGTCATGGCCGGCGAATCGACGCATCCTGTACAACCGTGCCTCCTGCGATGTGTCCGGCAAGCCCTGGGACCCTGATCGCAAGCAGATCTGGTGGAACGAAGCCACGCAGACATGGGTTGGAAACGACGTTCCCGACTTCAAGGCTGATTCGAATCCGAAGGACCACATGGGTCCGTTCATCATGAATGCCGAAGGAGTGGGCCGCATCTTTGCGCCGCTGGCGGCCTTTGCTGATGGTCCATTCCCGGAGCACTACGAGCCCTTTGAGAGCCCGATTTCGAATCCGCTGCATCCCAATCAGCAGAACAATCCGGTGGTGAAGAAGTTCACCACGCCGGCGGACAAATATGGGACGCCGAAGGATGGATTCGACATCGTCTGCACAACGTATCGCCTGACAGAGCATTACCACTATTGGACAAAGAACAATCCAGTGAATGTGCAGCTGATTCCCGAGCCGTTTGTCGAGATCCCCGTCGAACTCGCGAACAACCTGGGCATCAAGGGCGGCGACAACGTGAAAGTCACAAGCGCGCGCAGCTACTACGTTGCGAAAGCATTCGTCACCAAACGGATCAAGCCGATGACGGTGGACGGCAAGATGGTGTACCAAATTGGGATTCCTATCCATCAAGGATTTCGCGGCATTCAGGAAGACGCTGACCGCAATGCCCGCACCCTCCTTAACCGCCTCACACCGACGGTGACTGACCCTAACGCGTACACACCCGAATTCAAGGGCTTCCTGGTGAAGCTCGAGAAGGCATGAGGTACTGAGGATGAGCCAGGCGACACTACAAATCCGCAAGATCTCAGGTCATCCCGGGCCGGTGCCGGGCGCGAACGTGGAGCGCGCGGAGCAGGTCTGCAAGCTGATCGATACCACAACCTGCATCGGCTGCAAAGCGTGCGAGGTGGCATGCCTGGAGTGGAATGGGTACAGCTTCAGCGAGACCCACTTCGACAACAGTTACCAGACCATGCCCGAAACTGCATGGAACTACTGGAATCTGATCAAGTTCAACGAGCACGAGCGCGAAGATGGCAGCACGATGCTGCTGATGCGCAAAGATCAATGCATGCACTGTGCCGATCCGGGCTGTTTGGCGGCCTGTCCGGCCGACGGCGCCATCGTCCAGTACTCCAATGGCATCGTGGACTTTCAACAGCAGAACTGCATCGGCTGCGGCTACTGCGTGAGCGGATGTCCCTTCGACATTCCGAAGTTCAATCCCAGCACCAAAAAGATGTTCAAGTGCACGCTGTGCTCTGACCGCGTCAACGAGGGGCTGGAGCCGGCGTGCATTAAGTCGTGTCCGACCGGATGCCTGCACTTTGGCACCAAGGAAGACATGGTCGGAATCGCGGAAGGACGTGCAAAGCAGCTTCGCGATCACTTCGGATTCGACAAGGCTGGAGTCTACGATCCGCCCGGCGTGGGAGGCACTGGCGTGATCTACGTTCTCCACGACGTCACGAATCCCGAAGCGTACGGCGGCCTGCCTAAAGATCCTCACGTGCCATTGATTGTGCGTCTGTGGAAGGGTCCGGCGAAGTGGATCGGCAACCTGGCATTGGCGGGCGGAATACTCGGCGTTTGTTTGCACTACCTCCGTTTTGGTCCGAAGATCGCGCGTGAGCAGGAAGACAAAGAACGCGGAGGCCGGCCGTGAGCACAAGCCAAACCATATCGCCAACTCTCACTGCAGAAAGCCGCGGCGGCCGCGTCCTGCGCTACACGTTCGCCGAGCGAGTGAACCACTGGATAACCGCTTTCGCTTATACCTATTGCCTATGGACAGGCCTCGCGTTCTGGTCACCTTATTTGTACTGGATGGCGACCATAGTGGGCGGCGGTCCTACCGCCCGCTTCTGGCATCCCTGGGTCGGTTTGGTTTACGTCGCCGGCTGCATATGGATGGTGAAGATGTGGCTGGCAGATCTGACCATCACCGATGCTGACCGCCAGTGGCAGAAGTCGGTAAAGTACTACGTCGAGAACCAGGACGAAAAGCTTCCCGCCATCGGACGCTTCAACTGGGGCCAGAAGATATTCTTCTGGGTGATGCTGTGGGGCGGCATCCTGTTGCTGCTTTCCGGTTTGGGATTGTGGTTTGTGGAGTCGATTCCGGCATGGCTCCGCCACTTGTCGATCACGGTCCACGTGATCGCCGCACTGGCCACGATCGGCGCCTTTATCATTCACATTTACATGGGCACGGCCATGGTTCGTGGCAGCTATACCGCGATCGTCCGCGGCGAGGTAACGAGTGAATGGGCCCGGCATCACCACCGCCTGTGGTACGAAAAGATAACGGGCCAACGACGAGAGCGATGAAGCTTTCGAAGTGGGATCAGCGCATTCAGCGCGCTGAAAGGTTGGCGGAGACCCATCCGTTTGCAGAAGAGGTGCTGCGCTTCTATAAAGAAGTCGCAATGTTGCAGCGCGAACTCTACTTTTCGTTCGAAAGATTGTTCGGCGGAACTCTCGATGCACGCGAAAACGCTCTCCTCGACACTGACCTGAATCTCGATCCAATCCTGCCGAGCTTTGGAGTCTTCCTCTCGCGAATCCAGACGATCGCGCCCGGTCCTATTCGCGCTTCGGCGAGCAACCTCCAATCGCAGGGCGTGCCTGGTTGGCGGGACTCTCTCACCTCTTCATGGTGGAGTTCTCCAGATTTTCAGCCTGCTGCCGGTGACGGAGAAGCGCTGCTGGCGTCGATGTTCCTGCAACCACTCGCAGAGTTTCTCGCGGACCGCAGCTCGCCCCAACCTCGCGGCGAGACTCTCGCAATTTGTCCGGTCTGTAATGCGCGTCCGCTGGTGGGCGTGCTAAGACCGGAAGGCGATGGAGCCAAGCGATCTTTGATTTGTTCGCGGTGTGCGACGGAATGGGCGTTCCGCAGAATCGTGTGCCCAGCGTGTGGCGAAGAGACAGTGGACAAACTCGCAGTTTATACCGCGACGCAATTCGAGCATGTCCGCGTCGAAGCCTGCGACACGTGCCGGTACTACATCAAAACCGTTGATCTAACCAAGAACGGTCACGCCGTGCCAGTAGTGGACGAACTGGCCACGATTCCATTGAACCTGTGGGCGCAGGAGCACGACTACGTCAAGTTGCGCGCTAATTTGTTGGGAATTTAAAGAGGAACGGCATCACCGCTCAGCAGATCCAGAAACGCCCGTGGGCTGACAATGCGGACCTGTTGATATTGCTTTATGCTCAACAAATCTGAATCGCCTGCGACGATGAAATCGGCGCGACCTTCAAGTGCTGCCGCTATGTACTTGTCGTCGTCAGGATCTTTGCTGACGGGTGTAATCCCGTACTTGCCGGCGACGAAGTAGGAAAGAACCACAATATCCTCGAACCATCGCTCAGTATCGAAAGCTTGACTAAGATATTTACGAATTTTCGGATATTTGAGGGCGCGCAAAACTTCGTCGACAATAGCTTGCGACAACACTAACTCAAAGGCACCGTGACGCAGGAACCGTTCAATGATCGCTCCAGGCGGTCCCTCAGGACGAATCGCGGAGCTTATAAAGACATTTGCATCCAGAACGGCGCGGAGCACGCGCTACTTTGCCTTGCCGTCCTTTGACTTGCGGCGCGGCCTTGATGTCCGCCGGCGGGACCATAGCTTGGCTTCCGCTGCCAGCTTTGCTGCCTGCGTATCAGTCAAAGGGCTGGGTTTCTGTTGCTCCAACAGTTCAAGAGCGTTGCGTTGCGCAAATCGCCTCATCTGCTCCAGGCGTTCGACCCCCACCAATGCAGCGAGAGGCTTGCCCTTCCGCTCAATGATGAACTCATCATTTCGTAGAGCCACGCGATTTAGCAGATCGCCGATCCGTTGACGCACATCGATAGTGGAAACTTTTTCGGTCATTTAATTCTTCATCACTCGCAACTATTGTAGTTGCAGCAGATGCAATAGTGGACTATTTTTTTTATTGCTTCACTTGAGCACTTTTGGAAGAGTCGCAACTTGTTGAAACTACCGCATCAAAAAAGAGGAGGCGCAATCGCTTGCAGTGCGCCTCGTTCCATGGATCAGATGTTTCGTTTAATCAGGCAAGATCAAACAACAGTATCTCGCTTGACTGCTCATTCTCACCAGTTATCGTCAACGATGCTTCGTCGCTCACGGACGCAGCATCGCCGCCCTGAAGAGTCTTCCCATTCAGAGTCACAGCGCCCCGAATCACATGTACCCAGGCATATCGCTCTGTGCCGAGGTCATAGGAAACGGAATCGCCCTTTCCTAATTCGGAAACGAAGACCTTGGCGTCCTGATTGATCTTCGACGCGCCATTCCCGGCCTTTGGGCCGGCCAGCAGCTTGAGCTTTCCCTTCTTCTCCTCAGGATTGAACGCGATCTGCTCGTAGCTGGAAGGAGTTCCGGTAGTCGCGGGCTCGATCCAAATCTGCAGGAAGTGCACAGGCTCGCTCTTTGACGCGTTGAACTCGCTGTGCATCACGCCTTTCCCAGCAGACATGCGCTGAATCTCATTGGGACCGAGCACCTCTTTATGTCCCATGCTGTCCTGGTGCGCCAAAGACCCCTCGAGCACGTAGCTGAGAATCTCCATATCGCGATGCCCGTGAGTTCCGAATCCTTGTCCCGGAGCTACCCGGTCTTCATTGATTACGCGCAGGCTGCGAAATCCCATGTTCTTGAGATCGAAGTAATTTGCGAATGAAAACGTGTGATATGAGTTCAGCCAGCCATGATCGGCATGGCCGCGCTCCTCGCTTTTACGAATAGTGATCATGTTTCTAACCTCCCTTACAAACTTTCAACCAACTTCTTTTTTTCGCCCTTATCCCTTACCTCTTCCGCGCGCAGACCTAACTTCTTAATCAATAGATAGAGTTGCCGCCTCTCTTCTTCGTTCAAGGGTGTGGTTGCCGACTCAAGGTCCCTGAGGTGCTGCTTGAAACTCGTCTGGATTACGCGCCTGCCTTCTCCGGTTAGTTCAATCACTCGCGCACGTCTGTCAGCCGCGGTGAAGTTGCGTGTCACCAGAGCGTTTTTTTCCAGACGATCTATCGCGGCCGTCATGGATCCGCTCGCAAGCAGCACTCTGCTCTGAATTTCGGTAATCGTCATCGGACCTTTGTGGAGCAGGGCCTCGAGCACCATGAAGTCGGTGAAGCCAAGTCCGGTGCCAACGATGCTCTGCTCAGCCAATGCCTTCATCGCGCGATGAGCTTTAGAGAGGACCAGCCAAAGCTTCGCCGCGTCGATCTCTGCGCTCTTGGTCATCGTGATCCCTCAGGCGCGCTGGCGTGCCGCCACGCTCGAACCAGTCGCAGAGAGTGCGCGGTCAATCGAGAAGGCGCCGCCTCCCTTGATCATCAGGAAGATCGTGGCCGCCAGCGTCAGTAAGTGGTACTCAATGCCTTCTCCCTTTTGCGTACCTGCCCAATTCATAAAGAAGCCAAATTGAGCGTGAACCATTGCTATTGCGACCAGCATGTTGACCGTGATCCCAAATGCGGCGATGCGGGTGAGGAAACCGAAGATCAGTCCCAGTCCACCGAAGAACTCGGCAGCGATGGCCAGAAAGGCAAGCACGGCTGGAATGTGCATGGCTCCGGTAAAGAAACCCATTGTCCCGGTAAAGCCATAGCCGCCAAACCACCCCAACATCTTCTGGGCTCCATGAGCGAAGAAGACGATGCCAACAACTAAACGAAGAACGGTGATTGCAGTACTGTTTTCGGTCGAAATCAATTTGCGAAGCATGAACAGCCTCCTTATTTAAGGCGTCGAAATTGTCCTGATTCAGGGCAGCCGAATCAGAATAACCATCAGATGATATATCTCGAT is drawn from Terriglobales bacterium and contains these coding sequences:
- a CDS encoding twin-arginine translocation signal domain-containing protein, with protein sequence MNATRRDFLKVSALAGTGLSLFGFDLTPAYAQVRALKIARATETRSTCPYCSVSCGVLIYTIGDKAKNVTPQVIHVEGDPDHPINRGTLCPKGASLEQDILNPRRLLKPQVRRPGSYQWDDISWDQAIDEIAHRVKKTRDDTFIQQDAQGHTVNRCETISWIGGCTDTNEFNYLVGKAMRSLGVCYIETQARV
- the fdnG gene encoding formate dehydrogenase-N subunit alpha, translated to MTNGYTDIKNTDMMLIMGGNPAENHPCGFKWAIEAKRTRNAKMIVVDPRFTRTAATADLFCQIRAGADIAFLGGMIKYAIDNNRIAKDYLVNFTNAAFIVKDGFKLPEDGLYSGFDPATQVYDKSTWNYQEGGDMSHAAAAALMAGPTVAAANNRPEPKGSESGYEPQQASPGGPQTPGGHGQGNQAGGPAGAKATEAPKPAPILPPNVAYDLTLQHPRCVFQLLKQQYSRYTPEMVERITGVPKDQFLKAADLYTSIRKDGDMKKAGTVIYAVGWTQHTFGTQIIRTAAMLQLIMGNVGRAGGGVNALRGHSNIQGATDMGGVFDIWPGYVKVPNPTDADLKTYFKRITPTPSKPNSWDSFNYWSNTPKFAVSYLKAMYGDAATKDNDFAFQYMPKIDRNYSWTQLWDNMYRGKVQGMFAFGMNGVAIGPDSQKNIEALKKADWLVVGEIYPDETSEFWRSPGISADDAKSIQTTVYRLPCAGFAEKDGSMTNSSRWLQWKNIAVPPPGQARLDQDIVAQIFLRVRDLYKSDGGKFPDPILNLTWKYTDPQHPSLSEVAKEYNGKALADLTDPKTQQVIKAGQQLPGFAWLKDDGTTSCGIWIYCGSWTEAGPQLARRGTEDPSGLGVYQNWAWSWPANRRILYNRASCDVSGKPWDPDRKQIWWNEATQTWVGNDVPDFKADSNPKDHMGPFIMNAEGVGRIFAPLAAFADGPFPEHYEPFESPISNPLHPNQQNNPVVKKFTTPADKYGTPKDGFDIVCTTYRLTEHYHYWTKNNPVNVQLIPEPFVEIPVELANNLGIKGGDNVKVTSARSYYVAKAFVTKRIKPMTVDGKMVYQIGIPIHQGFRGIQEDADRNARTLLNRLTPTVTDPNAYTPEFKGFLVKLEKA
- the fdxH gene encoding formate dehydrogenase subunit beta, which produces MSQATLQIRKISGHPGPVPGANVERAEQVCKLIDTTTCIGCKACEVACLEWNGYSFSETHFDNSYQTMPETAWNYWNLIKFNEHEREDGSTMLLMRKDQCMHCADPGCLAACPADGAIVQYSNGIVDFQQQNCIGCGYCVSGCPFDIPKFNPSTKKMFKCTLCSDRVNEGLEPACIKSCPTGCLHFGTKEDMVGIAEGRAKQLRDHFGFDKAGVYDPPGVGGTGVIYVLHDVTNPEAYGGLPKDPHVPLIVRLWKGPAKWIGNLALAGGILGVCLHYLRFGPKIAREQEDKERGGRP
- a CDS encoding formate dehydrogenase subunit gamma — its product is MSTSQTISPTLTAESRGGRVLRYTFAERVNHWITAFAYTYCLWTGLAFWSPYLYWMATIVGGGPTARFWHPWVGLVYVAGCIWMVKMWLADLTITDADRQWQKSVKYYVENQDEKLPAIGRFNWGQKIFFWVMLWGGILLLLSGLGLWFVESIPAWLRHLSITVHVIAALATIGAFIIHIYMGTAMVRGSYTAIVRGEVTSEWARHHHRLWYEKITGQRRER
- a CDS encoding formate dehydrogenase accessory protein FdhE; the encoded protein is MKLSKWDQRIQRAERLAETHPFAEEVLRFYKEVAMLQRELYFSFERLFGGTLDARENALLDTDLNLDPILPSFGVFLSRIQTIAPGPIRASASNLQSQGVPGWRDSLTSSWWSSPDFQPAAGDGEALLASMFLQPLAEFLADRSSPQPRGETLAICPVCNARPLVGVLRPEGDGAKRSLICSRCATEWAFRRIVCPACGEETVDKLAVYTATQFEHVRVEACDTCRYYIKTVDLTKNGHAVPVVDELATIPLNLWAQEHDYVKLRANLLGI
- a CDS encoding putative toxin-antitoxin system toxin component, PIN family: MLRAVLDANVFISSAIRPEGPPGAIIERFLRHGAFELVLSQAIVDEVLRALKYPKIRKYLSQAFDTERWFEDIVVLSYFVAGKYGITPVSKDPDDDKYIAAALEGRADFIVAGDSDLLSIKQYQQVRIVSPRAFLDLLSGDAVPL
- a CDS encoding type II toxin-antitoxin system prevent-host-death family antitoxin, producing the protein MTEKVSTIDVRQRIGDLLNRVALRNDEFIIERKGKPLAALVGVERLEQMRRFAQRNALELLEQQKPSPLTDTQAAKLAAEAKLWSRRRTSRPRRKSKDGKAK
- a CDS encoding pirin family protein, which produces MITIRKSEERGHADHGWLNSYHTFSFANYFDLKNMGFRSLRVINEDRVAPGQGFGTHGHRDMEILSYVLEGSLAHQDSMGHKEVLGPNEIQRMSAGKGVMHSEFNASKSEPVHFLQIWIEPATTGTPSSYEQIAFNPEEKKGKLKLLAGPKAGNGASKINQDAKVFVSELGKGDSVSYDLGTERYAWVHVIRGAVTLNGKTLQGGDAASVSDEASLTITGENEQSSEILLFDLA
- a CDS encoding MarR family transcriptional regulator; its protein translation is MTKSAEIDAAKLWLVLSKAHRAMKALAEQSIVGTGLGFTDFMVLEALLHKGPMTITEIQSRVLLASGSMTAAIDRLEKNALVTRNFTAADRRARVIELTGEGRRVIQTSFKQHLRDLESATTPLNEEERRQLYLLIKKLGLRAEEVRDKGEKKKLVESL
- a CDS encoding DoxX family protein, which translates into the protein MLRKLISTENSTAITVLRLVVGIVFFAHGAQKMLGWFGGYGFTGTMGFFTGAMHIPAVLAFLAIAAEFFGGLGLIFGFLTRIAAFGITVNMLVAIAMVHAQFGFFMNWAGTQKGEGIEYHLLTLAATIFLMIKGGGAFSIDRALSATGSSVAARQRA